The DNA region CACTTCCCTGATGTTGGCCGGGCCGACGCCGCCGTCGATCTCCAGGCGGCAGTTGTACTTGCCGGCATCGATCATCTGGCGCACCTTGCGTGCCTTGTCCAGCACGTAGGGAATGAATTTCTGGCCGCCGAATCCGGGATTGACCGACATCAGCAATACCATGTCCAGCTTGGGCAGGGTATATTCCAGCACGTCCAGCGGCGTGGCGGGGTTGAACACCAGGCCTGCCTTGCAGCCGCTTTCCTTGATCAGGCCGATGGTGCGGTCGATGTGCTCGGACGCTTCCGGGTGGAAGGTGATGTAGGTCGCACCGGCCTTGGCGAAATCGGGAATGATGCGATCCACCGGCTTGACCATCAGGTGCACGTCGATCGGGGCGGTCACGCCGTGCTTGCGCAGCGCTTCGCACACCAGCGGGCCGATGGTCAGGTTGGGCACGTAATGGTTGTCCATCACGTCGAAGTGCACGATGTCCGCGCCGGAGGCGAGCACGTTGTCGACCTCCTCGCCTAGCCTGGCGAAGTTGGCGGAAAGGATGCTGGGTGCGATCTGGTACATGTTGGTCCTCAGGGTGATTTGAATTCGAGACGGCCATTTTACCCGAAACTCCTCCAGGCACATCAGCCCGTTTCCATGGCTGCGAACGCCCGGCCAGCGCGGGGCGGGCAGGCAGGCCCAGCGGATGCGCGAGGTGGTTGCGCGGCGAGCAGGGCAAGCCGCTTCTTACGGGCGGCACACAAGACCATATCGAAGAAATGGTTGATGGCATAGGCAGTACTATGCCGTTATATAGGCAGTCCGGAGTATGTAAATGGTCGCATATTAAGTATAAGATGGCATCCGATAGGGGAATTAAGTGCTCGCAAAGCCATCGTGCGGAATAAACAGCTTGCTGTTTGGTTGACGCCAGATCGGCTACGGCATATCCGAAACGCAAATTTCCGCAGGTGTCGGGCAGGCATGGCGCCACACGGCTGATTCCAGCAGAATCGGCTGCGAGGTTCTGCGTGCGGTGCGCCGCACGATCTGCCAGGCGAGCTTTTGAAGAAACGGTATCGCAGAACAACAACAGGGTTGATATGAACAGATCTGAGATCGAGCAGAACATTCTGATGGGGCTGGTGGTCTCGATCATGCTGGGTGCCCTGTGGTTTTTTTACGATAAGACCCAGGCGGTCGATCTGCGCGAGCAGAACGAGGTGATGAGCCTGCTGAACGAGGTCAAGGAGATCGATGGCCGCTGGGATATGGAAGTGCAGCGCGCGCGCATCGATCTGGGCGGGCAGGATATGCCGGCAGTCCGTACCGATTCCGGCGAAAAAGCGCTGCGCGACATTACCCGTTTCGCCGGGCTGACTTCCAGCAAGGCACTCAGGAGCGGCCTGCCCGAACTCAGAAGCGCCATACAGCTGAAGTCCGAACTGGTGCAGCAATTCCTGTCCGAAAACCGGGCCAACAAGGCGATGCTGCAGGACCTGATGGGTGCGGTAGCCGAATTGACGGCACAGCAGCGGACGCAAAAATCATCGCCAT from Sideroxyarcus emersonii includes:
- the rpe gene encoding ribulose-phosphate 3-epimerase; amino-acid sequence: MYQIAPSILSANFARLGEEVDNVLASGADIVHFDVMDNHYVPNLTIGPLVCEALRKHGVTAPIDVHLMVKPVDRIIPDFAKAGATYITFHPEASEHIDRTIGLIKESGCKAGLVFNPATPLDVLEYTLPKLDMVLLMSVNPGFGGQKFIPYVLDKARKVRQMIDAGKYNCRLEIDGGVGPANIREVAEAGVDTFVAGSAVFGKRNEQDKNRYDTIIGEMRAELAKVKK